The sequence GCAGCGCCTGACGCGTTTTGCGGGCGTGCTGCCCGCGCTCAGAACCGTGACCACCTCCGATCTGCGTGCCTCTGGCCTGCCGCGCCGCAAGGTGCTGGCCCTGATGACGCGCCTGCTGCATGTGGCACGCTTCCGGGTGGGCAGCGACGCCTATGCACGTGGCAACAAGACCTATGGCCTCAGCACCCTGCGTCAGCGGCACGTCCGGGTCGAGGGCCGCACGCTGGTGTTCGACTTCCGGGGCAAACACGGGATCCGGCAGCACCGCGAAACCACCGATGCCACGCTCAGCGCCAATATCTCGCGGCTGCTGGAGTTGCCCGGCCCCTGGCTCTTTCAGAGCGTCGAGAGCGGCGGCCACCGCAGCCGGGTGCATTCCCACGATCTGAACGCGTATCTGAAAGAAGTGATGGGGCCGTTTACCGCCAAAGATTTTCGCACCTGGGGAGGCACGCTGCTGGCCGCCGAGTTTCTGGCCGAGGCAGGGCCGCCGAGCAGTGACCGGGCCGCCCGCGCCACGCTGGTCGAGTGTGTGAAGGCGGTGGCCGCCGATCTGGGCAACACCCCCGCCGTGACGCGTGCCAGCTACATCTGTCCGGTGATCTTCGACCGATATCAGGCGGGCCGCATTCTGGATGATTATGAGCCGAAAGCCACTCGCGGCGGCGAGGACTTCAGCGGCCTGACCCGAAGCGAAGCCGCACTGAAGCGCATGCTGGAAAGTGAACGCAGCCTCCGGCGTGGGGCGACCAGACAGAAGAGCGCCGAGAAAGCCTGACGCAGGCCCGCCTCAGTGCTCGCTGCTCTCGTCTTCCGGCGTGGTGGGCAGGCCCGCCCGCTTGGCCCGGTACATGCGCTGGTCGGCGCGGTCCAGCAGCACTTCCAGGCTGGACATGCCGGGCTTCCACTGAGCGACGCCTGCATTGGCCCTGACCTTGCCCGCCGTGCCGGTGTCGAGGTACTCGATCCGCTGGATTGCACGTTTCACCTCGGCGGTCGCCTGCTGCTCGTCAAGGGTCAGCAGCAGCGCGAATTCGTCGCCGCCGAGCCGGAACGTGCCGGGATGTGAGCGTTTCAGTTCTGCGGCGACCCGGCGAAGGACCTCGTCGCCCTGGGGGTGTCCGTAGCGGTCATTGATGGTCTTGAAGCCCACCAGATCGAGCACCGCCAGACTCAGGGGCGTGCCAGGAAGGGCGCTACGCCGGGCATCGGCATACGCCTGTTCGAGCCCCAGGCGATTGCCCACGCCGGTCAGGTGGTCGATTCTGGCCACCGATTCGGCCTGTGTGCGCAGGTCTTCCAGTTCGCGCACGCGCTGGACGTTCTCCAGAGCGATGCCGATCACCTGTGCCAGCCGTTCCAGAATCGCCTGATCCTCGCTGCTGATCTCCTGTCCGGGGTTGCGCGAGGCCACCAGGACACCCAGCACCGTCTGCGCCCGCATGATCGGCACCGCCAGAACCGAGCCGTACAGTTCGTCTCTGTCGGTCCGGCTCAGGCCGCCGGAAGAGTCCCGGACGCGCAGCGGTACGCCCTGAACTGCCGCCGCGCCCACCACCCCGCTGCTCAGCGGTATTCGGGTGCCCTGCCTGGAGGCCGCTCCCGGCGCTCCCAGCGCGTAGGCCAGCTCCAGTTCACCTCCGGCATCCGGCCCCAGCCACACCACTGCCCTCTGCACCGACAGCAGATCGAGGGCCAGATCGAGCGCCCGGGAGATCACCTGCGACGGGTCGGACAACGACGCGATTTCCAGGCCGCGTTCCAGCAGGCGGTCAAGACTCTTGCGGTTGGGCGGACCAGCGGCAGGCCGCGCACCCGGACCGAGGGCGTCGCCCGTGGTGGGTGCGAGCATCGGTCCGGACGGCGTTTGCGGGGCAGCGCTCGCAGGCTCGCCCTCATCGAGCTGGGTCAGAAAGGCCGAGACGACGACCGGGTCGAACTGCCGCCCCGACTGCCGGACCAGTTCGGCGCGGGCCTCCTGGGGTGTCCAGGCGGTTTTGTAGGGCTGCACGGTGGTCAGGGTGTCGTACACATCCACCACGCTGAAGATGCGTGCGGCCAGCGGAATCGCCTGGGCCGTGAGCCCGTCCGGGTAGCCGCTGCCGTCCCAGCGCTCGTGATGCCAGCGCACCACCTGGCGAGCCAGCGGCGGCAGCGTGGGAATACTGGCCGCCAGATTGGCTCCGAGATGCGTGTGGCACAGCATCTGTTCGCGCTCGTGCGGGCTGAGGGGACCGGGTTTGAGCAGCACCGCGTCGGGCACCATCAGCTTGCCGATGTCGTGCAGGTACGCGCCCTGCCGCAGCGCATCGAGGTCCTCGCGCGACAGACCCAGCCGCGCTCCCAGCCGGACCGAACCGCTCACCACCCGCTCGGTGTGTCCCTGCGTCTCGAACTCGCGTGCCTCCAGCGCTCCGCCCAGGGCCTGCAACGCGCCTTCCCGCGTGGCCTCGATCTGGCGGATATGTGCGCTGCGTTCAAAACTCCGGCTGAGCCGCTCGGCCAGGGTACGCAGCGCCGCCTCGACGCCCGGTGGCGGAGCCTTCAGGAAATCGAACCACGCCAGCAGCAGCACGCCGATCGGCAGATCGTCCACCTGCACCGGGATAAATGCCGTCGAACGCAGCCCGGCTTTCACGAACGTGGGCTGCGCGTCCGGGGTGGCGGCGTAGTCGAGGTGCCACGTGACCTGGGGCGGCGCGGCGGCCAGACGGCGTGCATCGGAAAGCGGCCGCCCGATGCCCAGCGTCATCGCGTCCACAAACGCGGGCGGCGCGTTGCCACTCCAGACCTGTGGCCCCGTCTGAAGATCAAGGTAACTGGCGTGGTGGCAGCCGATCAGCTCGACGCAGGCATCCAGGCCCACCCTCGCGAGGTCCAGCGGCTGTTCGACCTGCTGAAGACGGGCCGCCAGCACCGCCTGGATTTCGTATTCCCGCGCCGTCAGGTGGGCCTGCTCCTCGCGGTGGAGCCGCTCCAGCACGCCCGAAAGCGTGTCTCCGACCGCTTCCAGCAGCCTCACGTCTTCGGGTGTCCAGTGTCTCGGCCCCTCGCTCAGCACGATCAGCAGGCCGTCCAGCGACCTTGGCCCACGCACCACCACGCTCGCCGCCGCCACCTTCTCGGGATGCGAGAACACGGAGCCTTCGGGAACGTCGCTCAGAGTCGAAGCAGTCATCACGCCACACGTCAACACCGCCTGACCGACGCTGCCCTTATCGTCGCGCACCCGGAAGATGAAGTCCTGCTGGGTCAGCGGCGGCGGCGGCGTGCCCACCCCGGTCCGTACCGTAAACTCGTGGCCTTCCCGCTGGGCGAAGATCACGTAACTCGCCCGCAGCGCACTCAGCAGCGGCGTCATCACCGCCTCCACCGCTTCCAGTACGCCACGTGCGGCAAAGGCTCGCTGACTGAGTTCCAGCAGCAGGCGGGTGTGGGCGGTCTGCACCGTCAGGGCACCCAGCATCTGCTCTCGCTCGGCCGCCACGGCAACGGCGCGGGCAGCCGCTTCCAGCAGAACGCGGTCGTCCGCCGACCATTCGTTTCCGGGGGCCAGAAACGCGCCCGTGTCTGTTTCCGGCTGTGCTTCGGTCTGCCAGCGCAGCGCCATCACCACCAGCTGCCCGTCTGGGTTGCGCTGCGCTTCCTCACCCGCAGGCACCGGGTCCACCGAAGTCGTGCCGCCGGGCAGCACCACCCACGCCGCCGCGCCTGTGCCCAGCGCGTCTGGCAGCGCAAGGGTCGTCAGCGCCAGTCCGGTGGCACCCGTCGCCCGGCTGTAGACCGACGCCTGAACCTGGGGCAGTCGGCTGAGTTCCTCGATCAGATGCGTGAGCGGCGGCTGGGTGCGGCTCCAGCCGGCCAGGGTCTGCGTGCGGTCCTGGCTGATCCGCAGCAGACTGAAGGCTTCGAGGTGAGCCGCCGCCGCGACTGCGGCTCCGGCCCGCACCGCCGCTTCTGCGGGAGGCAGCAGCTCTTCTGACAGCCGCGATACTGCTGCCAGCGCGACCGTGTGCCCCACCAGCACCGCCCGCTCCAGCGCCCCCGAAAGTCGGTCGGCAAATTCCTCCAGCGCCCGGCGCAGGGGCGGCGTCCACTCGTCTCTGGGCACCCTGCTCGACAAGAAGATGCCGCCCCAGGGCAGTCCGCTCGCGCCCCGCAGCGGCAGATAGGCGCTGGCCCCCCGAAGGTGTGCGCCGCCTCGCCCAGTGCCGACACCTCCCGGTCATAGCGCGGCACGAAAATCGCCCGGTTCTGCCGGATGGCGCGTCCCATCACGCCCTGGTGGTAGGGCAGACCCCGGCGAAAGGGGGTCAGGATATGTTCGGGTGGATTGCCCGCAGCGGCGATCAGCGCCCAGCGCCCACGACCCGCCTGCACCAGAAAGAGCCAGTCGATACCCGCCACGTCCCGCAGCCCCCGGACCAGTTCGTCTGCCGCTGCCTGAACGCCCGCCGCCGCTCCGACCTGCCGCGCCAGCCGCTCGAACAGCGCGGCGGCAGGCACGTCATCCTGGCCGGTGGCCGGAATGAAAGCAGAAGGCGCGGACGTGTCGTCGGAGGGAAGGTTCATTCATATCCAGGTCGTTGGAGGAGATCAGTCGGGAGGCACGAAGAGAAGTGGGCGCTGGGCGGACAGTGGATAGAACCTCTTGTACACGCTGTCCTTCTACGATGATCCGATACCGGAAGGAGCGCGTCAACAGCGTCGATTGTTCATGTTTCAGGTGCTCATGACGCTGCAGACGTCGCCGTTCGCTGCAAAATTGGTATGCAAGTGGTGTACATTGAACCAGCACCCAAGCTTCGGCCTGATCCGTCGTTGTCCGTCCCTCTCAGCCATCTCCAGCTGAGCCACTTTCAGCTCAGCCACCTTAACCCAGCCGCCTCAACCCAGTCACCTCGACCCAGTCGCGGCAATCCAGTCGCGGCAGCGATTCAGGGAGGTCTGTATGTCCGCTCCTCGTTCTGTCCGGTTTCGCCCCCGGTTGCCGCTTTGACACGTCTTCCAGTGGGCCAGCGCTGGCCCAGGGTCCTCGGCCTGATGAGCGGCACCAGCGTAGACGGCATTGATGCTGTGCTGATCGAGCTTCCCGGCTGGCCCGCCCTCGATCCGGCGAGACCTGGCAACAGCAGCCCTCCTCCCGCGCTGGGCGGCTCCGCGCCGCGAATCCGGGTGCTGGAACACCGCGCCGTTCCGTTCGAGGACGCTCTGCGAGCAGCGCTGCTGGCGGCCTCCCGCAACGAGGCCCGCACCAGCGACCTCACCCAGCTGAATTTCGAGCTGGGCGCGGCGCTGGCGGAGGCCGCCGCAGAGCTGGCGCAGGATGCCGACCTGATCGCCAGCCACGGGCAGACGGTGCATCATCTTCCGCAGCTCGACGCCTCGCGGGGCTGGCGCACGCGGTCCACCCTTCAGATCGGAGAGGCGGCGCAGATCGTGGAGCGCACCGGAAAGCCGGTGATCTCGGATTTTCGGCCCGCCGATCTGTCGGCAGGTGGGCAGGCCGCGCCGCTCGTGCCGTTTGCCGACCGCGTGATGTATGCCGAAGACGGTGTGCGGCGCAGCATCCACAACCTGGGCGGCATCAGCAACCTGACATATCTGCCGGGGCTGGACGAGGCGGGCGTGCTGGCCTTCGACACCGGGCCTGCCAACGCGCTGATCGACGACGTGGCAGAGCAGACGGGGCAGCGCTACGACCAGGGTGGGCGGCTCGCGGATTCCGGGCGGATCGACGAGGCGCTGGTGGAACGCTGGCTTCAGGACTCCTACCTGAGTGCTCTGCCGCCCAAATCCACCGGGCGCGAGCGCTGGAATCTGAGCAGGATGGACGGAGCGCAGGCGCTGAGCGTGCCCGATCTGGCCGCCACCGTCACGGCTTTCAGTGCCCGCAGCACCGCGCAGGCCTATCACCGTTTCGTGCTGCCACACGGCCTCGACGAGATCGTGGTGGCGGGCGGGGGCGCGTACAATCCGGTTCTGATGCGGCAGCTGCGCGACCTGCTGCCCGTGCCGGTCCTCACCTTCGAGGAGCGCGGCTGGAATTCGGCGGCCCGCGAGGCGGCGGCCTTTGCGGTGCTGGGCTATTACGCCTATCAGGGCTGGCGCAATACGCTGCCGCATACCACCGGGGCACGCCGTCCGGTGATCGCCGGGAAGCTGTCGCGGCCCTGGCTGGGAGACATATGACAGGAGCTGCTGTATGACGGGAAACGCGTTCAAGCTGGTCGAGCAGGCGGTGAACGACGGCGTGGTGCCGGGCGCAGCGCTGGGCGTGCTGAGGGCAGGGGAGACCGCAGAGGTGGCGTGCTGGGGACTGGCGCAGCGTGTTCCTACCGAGGAGCCGCTGACGCTGGATACGGTGTTCGATCTGGCGAGCCTGACGAAGGTGCTGTTCACGGTGCCCGAGGTGCTCAGACTGGTCGAGGACGGTCTGGCCGATCTGGACGACCCCGTGTCGCGCTTCCTGCCCGAGATCGGCTGGCTGAGGCCCACCGATCTGAGCGCCGTGACGCTGCGCCAGCTTCTGACGCATACGGCGGGGCTGCCCCCTCACGCGCCGCTGTACACCTGGGGCATCGGTCCGGCCACCCTGAAGGCGCGGCTCCTTCAGGAACCCTGGCCGCTGGGCGAGCACGTCTATTCCGACATCGGGTACATGCTGCTGGGGCTGATCGTCGAGCGGCTGCGCGGGGAAGCGCTGTCGGCCCGCCCGCTTCCATCCGGTCTGACCTTTGCGCCACAGCCTCAGCTCACGGCGTCCACCGAGTTCTGCCCCTGGCGCGGGCGCGTGATCCGGGGCGAGGTTCACGATGAGAATGCCTCTGCGCTGGGCGGCGCGGCGGGCCATGCAGGGCTGTTCGGCACGCTGGCGGGTGTGCTGGACGTGGCTGGACGCCTGCTGAACGGCACGCTCCTCAGCCGCGCCGCCCTCGCGGAACTTCGGCGGCCCCAGACCGATACCCGCTCGCTGGGCTGGGAGCGGCGGTACGCGGGCTGGAGTGGTGGCAGCCTGTGCAGCGCCAGCACCATCGGACACACCGGATTTACCGGCACGGGCGCGTGGATCGATTTCGAGCGCGGATTCGCCTGGGTGCTGCTGACGAACAGCGTGCATCCCTCGCGGCATACCCGCTTACCCCTCAATCCCCTGCGGCGCAGCGTCGGAAATGCGCTGGCGGCAGGCTGGGAGAACGGATGACGACAGCTGTGAAGGCGGGCCACCTGCTGATGGCAGAGATCTTCTGCACGCGGCTCGACGAGGAGACGACGACCTATCTGAAGGCGTTCGAGGTGAAAGCGGTGTGTCTGTTTCGCCGCAACATCGAATCGGAGGCGCAGCTGACCCGGCTGTGTGCCGACCTGTCTGCGCTGATGGGGCCAGACGCGCTGATTGCCATCGACCAGGAGGGCGGCGGCGTGGTAAGGACCTCCTTCTGGGCGTTTCCACCCTCGGCGCTGTGTCTGGGTGCCGCCGACGACGTGGCCCTGACCGAGCAGGTGGCGCAGGCCAATGCCCGGTTTCTGCGTTCGGTGGGCATCAACTGGAATTTTGCACCCGTGCTGGATGTGAACGTGAACCCGCACAATCCGGTGATCGGAGACCGGGCCTTCGGCAGTGATCCCGAACAGGTGGCGGCGCACGGGCTGGCCTATGCACGCGGGCTGGAAGCGGCAGGTGTGGCAGCCTGCGCCAAGCATTTTCCCGGTCACGGCGACACCCATCTGGACAGTCATCTGGAGCTGCCCACCGTGAATCGCCCGCGTCCGGAGCTGGAGCAGACCGAGCTGCTGCCCTTCCGGCGGGCCGTGCAGGACGGCATATCGGCGATCATGACCGCCCATATCGTCTTCCCGGCACTCGATGAGACGCTGCCCGCCACGCTCAGCCACGCCGTCCTGACGGGGCTGCTGCGCCGCGAGTGGGGCTACGAGGGCGTGATCATCACCGACAGCATGGGTATGCTCGCCATCGACAGCCATTACGGGCGCGGCGAGGCGGGCGTGGCCGCGCTTCAGGCCGGAGCCGACATGCTGATGGCCCTGGGACCGATCTCGGCGCAGATACGGACGCTGGACGCGGTGCAGGCTGCCCTGGACGACGGCAGCTACGATCCGGCTCCTTCGCTGGCGCGGCTCAGACGGCTGGCGGCACAGTTCCCGGCGCAGATTCGTCCGCAGCCGGAACGCGGGGCCGATACGCTGCTGTTTGAGCGGGCCTGGGGGCGGGGGCTGTGCCAAATCGGAGCTGTACAGCGGCCCGCACCGGGCAGCCGGGCGCTGCTGGTCGTGCGCCGCGAGGAAGCCGAACGCAACGTCAGCGAGGCAGGTCTCAGCGCCGATCAGGTGGTCACGGCACTCGGCGGCCTCTATGCGCTCCAGCTTCACAGCTACGACGATCCGGCTCAGCTCGACTGGCCTGCCCTGCGTGCCCAGGCAGATGCGGCGGGTGCCGCGCTGCTGCTGGCGACTACCGGGCGGCTGCGGGCCGATTTCGATTTCGAGGGTGTTCGTCCGGACCTGCATCTGTGCCTGTGGAACCCATACGCCGTGCTGGACGTGCCCGCGCCTGCTCTGGTCACCTACGGGTATCAGCCGGAAGCGCTGGCGGCGCTGCATGCCTTTCTGTCGGGTCACGCAGAGGCGACAGGGCGGCTGCCGCTGGCAGGCCTGGAGCGTTAACCCCCTCTCCTGACACCACTTCGGCTCCACAGGTGTCAAATTGGCCTGAAAGTGGTATGGTTGCTATCAGTTCCCCGTTCCGTTCGCCGGTCTGTTGATGCAGGCTGGCGCACCCCCTTATTGACTGGAGGTTTGTATGCGCCACAAAGGAATCCTGACCCTGACGCTGCTGCTGGCAGCGACGCTCTCGACCGCTGCGGCGGCCCCCAAGAAGGTCAGCGGCTACGACTCGCTGGGCGTCGTGGCGGGCAAGACCGGCGGCAATCTGACGCTGGCCCTGGGCGACAGCCCCCAGAGCCTGAACTATTACGGCGCCATCGACAACAACCTGGGCCTCATCTCGCAGCAGCTCTTCGATACGCTCGTCGAATTCAACTACGCGACCTACAAGCTGGAACCCGCGCTGGCCGAGAGCTGGACGGTTTCATCCGACGGCAAGGTCTATACCTTCAAGCTGCGTCAGGGCGTGAAGTGGAGCGACGGCGAGGACTTCACTGCCGATGACGTGGCCTTCACCTTCGACCAGATCGTCGAGAACCCGGAGGCCCGTGCAGGCGACGCCGAGACCTTCAGCCAGGGTGGCAAGAAGATTCCCTTCGATGTGGTCGACAAATACACCATCAAAGTGACGCTTCAGAAGCCCACCCCCGCCTTCCTGCTACAGCTCCGGGCATCGTTCATCATGCCCAAGCACAAGCTGCTGAAGTACAGCGTGGCGGGCGGCGCAAAGCCTGCCGACATCAACAACGCCTGGCCTACCAACGTCGCCCCCTCCGAGGTGGTCGGCACCGGGCCGTTCAAGCTGGCGTCGTACACCACCGGGCAGAAGGTCAGCCTGGTTCGCAATCCCAACTACTGGAAAGTGGACGCCAAGGGCACCAAGCTGCCGTATCTGGACAGCCTCGACTTCCTGATCATCCGTGATCCGCAGGCGCAGGTGGCGCAGTTTCTGGCGGGCAACATCGACCAGCTCAATATCACGGGCGCTCAGTTTCCCGATCTGAAGCAGAAGGAAGTGTCGGGCGCACCCTTCAAGGTGATTCGCAGCACCGCGCTGTTCGGCTCCCCTCCGTTCCTGGCCTTCAACTTCGATGCCAAGGATGCCGCGCTCGCCAAGGTCTTCAGCGATCTGCGCTTCAGAGACGCGATGCAGTCGGCGCTCAACCGCCAGCGCATGATCGACACCGTTTACAACGGCCTGGCGAGCCTGCCAGGGCACGGCGTCGCGCCTGCCAACAAGGCGTTTTACGTGAACACCAAGAGCTCGCTCGGTGAGTTCGACCTGAAGGCGGCGGGCGCAGCTCTCGACGCGATGGGTCTGAAAGACACCGACGGCGACGGCGTTCGCAACATCGCCAAGGGCAAGAACCTGGAATTCGACCTGACCTACGGCACCGATTCCAGCGTGTACCCGGCGCTCGCCACCATCATCCAGAACGATTTCAAGCAGATCGGCGTGAAGGTGAACCTCCAGGGCATCCTGGCGAAAAACCTGCTCTCGACAGGGCTGAGCGGCAACTACGAGGCGATCCTGCATGCCTTCGGCGATCAGCCCGATCCCGAGCTGCGCCGCCCCATCTGGGAGCCGGGCGGCGCGCTGTACTACTGGCACCGCAGCCTTCAGCCGGCCAACGACGGCGGCACGCCCAACATCGCCAAGATGTTCCCCTGGGAAAAGGAGATCTACAACATCTTCGAGACGGCGGCGGTCACTCCCGATGCGGGCCAGCGCAAGGCGCTCTACACCCGCTGGCAGCTGCTGTTCGCCCACAACCTGCCGGTCATTCCGCTGCTGAAGCCCGAGAACATCGGCGCGGTGTCCAACAAATACGGCAACTACATCTATAACCTGGGCGTCATTCCCGGCTACAACCCCGTACCGCTGATCTACGTCAAATAAGTAGCACTTGCTTGCAGCAGTAACTGAAGCGTGTCGTCTGTGGCGCGTGGCGTGTGGGATGGCATCTGGACGCCCCTGCATCCACGCGCCTTCTCACGACCGGTCCTGAAGGAGTTCCGCCCCATGTGTTTTTACAACCCACACGCTAAAGGCCCCGTGCCGCCATGCTGACCCACTCATGCTGAGCTTTATTCTGCGCCGCGTGCTGGGCATGCTTCCCACGCTGCTGATCATCAGTGCGATCTGCTTTCTGGTCATCAAGCTCCAGCCGGGCAGTTTCACCGATCAG is a genomic window of Deinococcus sp. KNUC1210 containing:
- the nagZ gene encoding beta-N-acetylhexosaminidase, whose amino-acid sequence is MTTAVKAGHLLMAEIFCTRLDEETTTYLKAFEVKAVCLFRRNIESEAQLTRLCADLSALMGPDALIAIDQEGGGVVRTSFWAFPPSALCLGAADDVALTEQVAQANARFLRSVGINWNFAPVLDVNVNPHNPVIGDRAFGSDPEQVAAHGLAYARGLEAAGVAACAKHFPGHGDTHLDSHLELPTVNRPRPELEQTELLPFRRAVQDGISAIMTAHIVFPALDETLPATLSHAVLTGLLRREWGYEGVIITDSMGMLAIDSHYGRGEAGVAALQAGADMLMALGPISAQIRTLDAVQAALDDGSYDPAPSLARLRRLAAQFPAQIRPQPERGADTLLFERAWGRGLCQIGAVQRPAPGSRALLVVRREEAERNVSEAGLSADQVVTALGGLYALQLHSYDDPAQLDWPALRAQADAAGAALLLATTGRLRADFDFEGVRPDLHLCLWNPYAVLDVPAPALVTYGYQPEALAALHAFLSGHAEATGRLPLAGLER
- a CDS encoding ABC transporter substrate-binding protein, with amino-acid sequence MRHKGILTLTLLLAATLSTAAAAPKKVSGYDSLGVVAGKTGGNLTLALGDSPQSLNYYGAIDNNLGLISQQLFDTLVEFNYATYKLEPALAESWTVSSDGKVYTFKLRQGVKWSDGEDFTADDVAFTFDQIVENPEARAGDAETFSQGGKKIPFDVVDKYTIKVTLQKPTPAFLLQLRASFIMPKHKLLKYSVAGGAKPADINNAWPTNVAPSEVVGTGPFKLASYTTGQKVSLVRNPNYWKVDAKGTKLPYLDSLDFLIIRDPQAQVAQFLAGNIDQLNITGAQFPDLKQKEVSGAPFKVIRSTALFGSPPFLAFNFDAKDAALAKVFSDLRFRDAMQSALNRQRMIDTVYNGLASLPGHGVAPANKAFYVNTKSSLGEFDLKAAGAALDAMGLKDTDGDGVRNIAKGKNLEFDLTYGTDSSVYPALATIIQNDFKQIGVKVNLQGILAKNLLSTGLSGNYEAILHAFGDQPDPELRRPIWEPGGALYYWHRSLQPANDGGTPNIAKMFPWEKEIYNIFETAAVTPDAGQRKALYTRWQLLFAHNLPVIPLLKPENIGAVSNKYGNYIYNLGVIPGYNPVPLIYVK
- a CDS encoding anhydro-N-acetylmuramic acid kinase translates to MTRLPVGQRWPRVLGLMSGTSVDGIDAVLIELPGWPALDPARPGNSSPPPALGGSAPRIRVLEHRAVPFEDALRAALLAASRNEARTSDLTQLNFELGAALAEAAAELAQDADLIASHGQTVHHLPQLDASRGWRTRSTLQIGEAAQIVERTGKPVISDFRPADLSAGGQAAPLVPFADRVMYAEDGVRRSIHNLGGISNLTYLPGLDEAGVLAFDTGPANALIDDVAEQTGQRYDQGGRLADSGRIDEALVERWLQDSYLSALPPKSTGRERWNLSRMDGAQALSVPDLAATVTAFSARSTAQAYHRFVLPHGLDEIVVAGGGAYNPVLMRQLRDLLPVPVLTFEERGWNSAAREAAAFAVLGYYAYQGWRNTLPHTTGARRPVIAGKLSRPWLGDI
- a CDS encoding DNA topoisomerase IB, with translation MTTRTDLLQEEYLRREGEKPGEFRYFLPDGGEYRDEAGLARIAALAVPPAYQQVFVSPDAEAEVQAFGRDAAGRLQYRYHPDFVQAGAMRKWQRLTRFAGVLPALRTVTTSDLRASGLPRRKVLALMTRLLHVARFRVGSDAYARGNKTYGLSTLRQRHVRVEGRTLVFDFRGKHGIRQHRETTDATLSANISRLLELPGPWLFQSVESGGHRSRVHSHDLNAYLKEVMGPFTAKDFRTWGGTLLAAEFLAEAGPPSSDRAARATLVECVKAVAADLGNTPAVTRASYICPVIFDRYQAGRILDDYEPKATRGGEDFSGLTRSEAALKRMLESERSLRRGATRQKSAEKA
- a CDS encoding serine hydrolase; this encodes MTGNAFKLVEQAVNDGVVPGAALGVLRAGETAEVACWGLAQRVPTEEPLTLDTVFDLASLTKVLFTVPEVLRLVEDGLADLDDPVSRFLPEIGWLRPTDLSAVTLRQLLTHTAGLPPHAPLYTWGIGPATLKARLLQEPWPLGEHVYSDIGYMLLGLIVERLRGEALSARPLPSGLTFAPQPQLTASTEFCPWRGRVIRGEVHDENASALGGAAGHAGLFGTLAGVLDVAGRLLNGTLLSRAALAELRRPQTDTRSLGWERRYAGWSGGSLCSASTIGHTGFTGTGAWIDFERGFAWVLLTNSVHPSRHTRLPLNPLRRSVGNALAAGWENG
- a CDS encoding HD domain-containing phosphohydrolase; protein product: MPRDEWTPPLRRALEEFADRLSGALERAVLVGHTVALAAVSRLSEELLPPAEAAVRAGAAVAAAAHLEAFSLLRISQDRTQTLAGWSRTQPPLTHLIEELSRLPQVQASVYSRATGATGLALTTLALPDALGTGAAAWVVLPGGTTSVDPVPAGEEAQRNPDGQLVVMALRWQTEAQPETDTGAFLAPGNEWSADDRVLLEAAARAVAVAAEREQMLGALTVQTAHTRLLLELSQRAFAARGVLEAVEAVMTPLLSALRASYVIFAQREGHEFTVRTGVGTPPPPLTQQDFIFRVRDDKGSVGQAVLTCGVMTASTLSDVPEGSVFSHPEKVAAASVVVRGPRSLDGLLIVLSEGPRHWTPEDVRLLEAVGDTLSGVLERLHREEQAHLTAREYEIQAVLAARLQQVEQPLDLARVGLDACVELIGCHHASYLDLQTGPQVWSGNAPPAFVDAMTLGIGRPLSDARRLAAAPPQVTWHLDYAATPDAQPTFVKAGLRSTAFIPVQVDDLPIGVLLLAWFDFLKAPPPGVEAALRTLAERLSRSFERSAHIRQIEATREGALQALGGALEAREFETQGHTERVVSGSVRLGARLGLSREDLDALRQGAYLHDIGKLMVPDAVLLKPGPLSPHEREQMLCHTHLGANLAASIPTLPPLARQVVRWHHERWDGSGYPDGLTAQAIPLAARIFSVVDVYDTLTTVQPYKTAWTPQEARAELVRQSGRQFDPVVVSAFLTQLDEGEPASAAPQTPSGPMLAPTTGDALGPGARPAAGPPNRKSLDRLLERGLEIASLSDPSQVISRALDLALDLLSVQRAVVWLGPDAGGELELAYALGAPGAASRQGTRIPLSSGVVGAAAVQGVPLRVRDSSGGLSRTDRDELYGSVLAVPIMRAQTVLGVLVASRNPGQEISSEDQAILERLAQVIGIALENVQRVRELEDLRTQAESVARIDHLTGVGNRLGLEQAYADARRSALPGTPLSLAVLDLVGFKTINDRYGHPQGDEVLRRVAAELKRSHPGTFRLGGDEFALLLTLDEQQATAEVKRAIQRIEYLDTGTAGKVRANAGVAQWKPGMSSLEVLLDRADQRMYRAKRAGLPTTPEDESSEH